The sequence ACTTGAAAGCGATACGATATGCTTGCGGAAATCCGCCGGCATATATCCGGTCTGCGCCTTGAAAAACCTGCTGAAGTAGGATTGATCGCTGAATCCGAGCTCGAAGGAGACCTCCTTGAAGCTCTTTCTTCCGTAAGCGATTTCACGTTTGGCTTCGAGAATGAGGCGAGAATGCAGAATACGGGTAAGCGTCACATCGAACTTCTCGTGCAGAATCTCGTTAAGCCGCTTCGGCGTAATACCGAGGGCCGAAGCGTAGAACTCCGCATGGCGCTCCTTGCGGAAATGTTTTTCGATCATCTCGAAAAGCAGGCTCATACGTTTGCCGTTTTTGTCGAATGAAAAATTCTTCTCGCGATGCAGGCGGGCAATATGCAGAAGAAAGGTCTTGAGATAGGCCAGAAGAATACAGAAATCGTTTTTGCCCCGGCTCTCAAGAAACATGAGATCTACAAGCTGCTGGAGCGATGGCTGCGCATCTTCGGGAATGCTGATGCCAGAGTTGATGAACGGATTGAACAGAATGGAAAACTCGGGCTCCATGATGCTGCTGAAGAAATCAACGGAAAAAGCGATAAAACAACCCGAGGGAGCTCGCCCGGTATAGGCGTGTACCTGGCCCGGAGCCATGAGGTACATCAGTCCCGCCTCGACGGGATGAGGCTCGAAATCGATATAATGGACGCTCCCGGTAGAGGAGGTCGACCAGAGAATTTCAAAAAAATCGTGCCGGTGATGCTCACGAACAATTTCGGGTCCTAAATCCCTGAATTCGGCTATTTCAAAAAAGCTGTTCTCAAGGCGGGCAAGCGGAATATCATGCTTGGGATTCACGTATGTTTCATCAATTGTTAACTTGCATTTGCACAATCCAGACATAAACATAAAACGAAGTCACATCATATACGATACACAATTATCCCTAAACATTGCAATTTTTGAACCTCTTGTTACAGAAACCACAACACAGATTCCGCTCCGACAGTCCAAAGAGAACCGTTTTCACCCGTTTTTCCTACTGAAATGTACCTATTGCCGGCAGATCTGGATGCTGTGGTTTTTCTTAATTTTTTAACATAAATGAAACAAAGGATGCAATCAGAAGGGTTGTTGCCGATAAGAGAGATAATGAACTTTTTCACTATTCCTCAGCTCCGGAAGAACACGCATCTCTCATGATCGAGCAGCCGCAGCTTCAGCGGAAGGCCTCCCCGGTAACCGGTAAGCTTTCCGTCGCTGCCGATGATGCGGTGACAGGGAATGAACACCGGCAAAGGGTTTCGGCGGTTCGCCATACCCACGGCGCGAACGGCTTTCAGGTTACCGGCAGCCATGGCAATATCGCGGTACGATGCCGTACGGCCAAACGGTACTGCTGCGACATGCCGCCACACCTCGTTCATGAAGGGTGTGCCCCTGGGATCGAGCGGCAGATCGAACACCCTGAGATCTCCCTGAAAATATGCCTGCAACTGCCGGAAAGCATCGCGAAGGAGTACCGTATCGCCCGGCCTGGCTCCGTCAGGCACGGGGTAATGCTCGAAGCAGAGGTTGGTAATCGCCCCCTCGTATTCTGTGATGCCGATACGGCCTATTGGTGTCTGTTGAAATGAGATGATCATGGAACTGCGGCATATCAGAGGTTTTGTTCCTTTTCCATAATCCGCCTGTAATAGGACCCGCTCGTATAGAGCGCAGCTGCCGGATTGTGCGCAAGCACCCTGTCCTTGACGATGAGCGTGGTCACCAAGGCATCGGAATGCCTGCAGAACAGGGCGTCGTGCCCAACGCAAAGTCCGATCACCACATTCAGCTCCGACTTCCAGTCATTGAGCATTTTTGCCTGCAGCAGCGGATTGCAGAGCGCCTCGAAACTCTCCGGACGAAGCTTCAGCTCCTCTTCGATACCTATCACCGCCTTGTCGACCGAGCCGATCTTGCAGAGCACCGCGTACGGCTCGAACCCGTTCACTCTGAGAATCTTCGAAAACAGACGGGTCTCATCGATCAGTCCTACGCAAGTGGCCAGTCCGATTTTCCTGGCGCCAATGCGACGCGCAAAAGCAAGCACCTCCTCAACACGGGTAAGCTTGCCGTAATACAACCCCTCAACCTCTGCTGCCGCTCTGGCTGCATGGGCGTCACCTTCGTCGCCGGAGTAACGAGCTATAACACCATCAATCATCTCCTTTTCGGCGCTCTCTCCCGGACAGAAATCCGGAAACCGGCTCTCCTGACGATAGCAGTTCAACAGCCCGCAATCAGAACAGCTCGCCTCATGCGAAGCGCAGTTCTTTATTTCATGCTCATGGTCCATGGATAAAAACGATTATTGCCTGAACTAAAACTTTTTTTCGTATGCAACCGTTTAACAGAGTATTATTTTTAATACTGATTCTCTACAGTAAACGGCTTTTTTTCCATCCGGAAACAGCTATCTTCCGCTGCGCCCAAACATCCGATCTCCGGACGCCGTGACCTCTTGCCCTTTTTTTTCACCTTTTAACTCGAGAAATATCGCCCATGCCGAACATCACCGAACGAGAGATCAGGACGCTCGCCTACAAACTCTGGCAGGAGCAGGGCTGTCCCGTCAATAATCGTCCGGAAGAGGACTGGACGGAGAGTGAATGGCAACTGATGACTGAAACGGCGCTGAACGAAACCGCATCGGGACAGATGCCGGGAGAACACTCCGATCCCGCTTTGCACACTCCTTATGATCCATTCAAAATCGGCCCGAGAAACGATTACCAGAACAAAATCTCTTTTGGCGGCGAAAATGGAAAACTGCGCTGGATAGATAATTTTAGAGTACTGGGTACACTCGACACCAACATCCTGCGCGATTTCAAAAAATGCTATCCCAGGTTGTACGGAAATTTTCTCGTTCTGTTCAAAACAGGATCCGTTACGGAAAACAGAGGCGAAATTGAAGCCAACTGCTTCTATCTGAACAACGACGATACCGCCATTTATGCAAACGAGTCCCTGCTCGATGCGTTGAACGGCGCCATCAATCCGTTCGCACCTGTGCATAGAACCGGCCCCGACTACCCTCCCTATATCTCCGGAGCGACCAATGCGACCGATGTCGAAATTCTGATACCATACAAAATCGTCAATGATTCGGGTGAAACCATTTGGTGCAAATCTCTGGGATACAACCTTGCGACCGGACTGTGGCGTTATGACGACTGTCAGGCTATAAAAGCCTATACGACATCCGACAGGGTTGTCTGGGCCATGTTCGAACGGAAGTAATTCCATTTCCAATACAAGTATGTAATTATATTGCCCGCGACAATCCTGAAATTCCTTCCCATTAACAAACAGGCGCCAATTCGTGTAAATCAGTGAAAATTCGTGGGCAGTTGGCGGAGAGCAGGCTGGCCACAGCCCACAATCCTCATCAATCTCCCCCGGCTACCGGCTACTGGCCCCGGACACCCCGTTCAAAGGGAGGAATTGAGCACAGGATAATCGGTATAACCCTCAGGGCCCGGCGTATAGAACGTATCCATATCCGGCTGATTCAGCGCCGCTCCGCTTTTCAACCGCTCGACAAGATCGGGATTTGCAAGAAAAGGCCTCCCGAACGCCACAAGATCGCATCGGCCTGAAGCCAGATCGCTTTCGGCCCGCTCTGCATCGTAACCGCCGGAGAGCATCAGCGTACCCCTGAACCCGGTGCGGTATGCAGCCTTGATACTGTCCGGTACAACCGGTGCGCCCATAGAAGAGTGGTCCACAAGGTGAATGTATGCGAGACCTGAAGCATCGAGCTGCCGGGCCAGCCAGGAGTAATAATCCTCAATGCCCTCATACAGCGGCATGTCGTTGAAGACGCCGAAAGGCGAAAGCCGGATGCCGACACGCTCCCTGCCTATGGCCCCGATCGCAGCATCAACCACTTCGAGAAGGAATCGAGCACGGTTTTCAATGTCGCCGCCATAACGGTCGGTGCGCAAATTGGAATTCGGACGGATGAACTGCTCGATCAGATAGCCGTTAGCGCCATGCAGCTCGATACCGTCGAACCCTGCCGCTACGGCATTGCGGGCGGCATCGGCATACTCGGCGACGGTTGAGAGGATATCCTCTCCGCTCATGGCCTCCGGCACGGGAAATGGCTGCAGACCGGCAGCATCCGTGTACATCGTACCGGCAGCGGCGACAGCCGAAGGCGCCACCACGCGCGCTCCCGAAGGCATATTCTGCGGATGGGATATCCGTCCGCAGTGCATGAGCTGCAGGAACATCTTTGCCCCTTTTTCATGCACGGCGTCGGTAATCGTTTTCCACCCTTCGATATGACCCTGAGAAAATATTCCCGGTATGCGCGGATAACCCAAACCGTTGGGCGAAGAAGATGTGCCTTCGGTGATGATGAGCCCGGCCGTTGCTCGCTGGGCGTAATACTCGGCCATGAGCAAATTAGGAATATTGCCGGGTGCCCGGCTGCGGGTCATCGGTGCCATTACCATATGGTTCTGAAGCGTAAACGGGCCAAGTTTGGCTGGAGTGAAGAGTATCGACATGGCAAAAGTCCTTAACGGTTAATATTTCGGATGTTTATCCATTAACACATTTATGAACCTGAGGGTTCAGAGAGTGTACCCAACGTTGCCTTCGAGAGCGTGCAGTGCCGATCCCCCCTAAAAAACGCTTTGTATTTCGAAGCAGAGCTGCCGAAGTTGAAACTTTTTATGTTTTCGGGGACGTTTTCAATGAAATATTCGCCTGCTGATTCTGTTCCCCCCATAGACGTAAGGGGTCAGTGCTTTTTTCAAAAGCAGTACCAGATGATCATACGTAGTTAACCCATTAAAACGCGAAGGGAGAGTATTGTGAAAAAGATTATGCTTTTTATTTTTGGCGCCACCATGATGTGTATCGTTCAGCATTCCGCTCTTGCCGCAGAACCGAACGTGAAGGTCATGCAGAAAGAGGGAGTAGGCAGTTATCTTGCCGACGGCAGCGGAAAAACACTTTACTGGTTTAAAAAAGACTCTAAAAACACCAGCAACTGCACCGGAGCATGTCTGGAAAAGTGGCCGGCCTTTGTCACCGGGAGGATGCTCACTGTAGCGCAACCCCTCAAAACAACCGATTTCGGCAGCATAGACCGACCTGACGGGAAGAAACAGAACACCTTCCGCGGATATCCGCTCTACTATTATGTCATGGACCAGCAGGCGAGCGATACGAAAGGCCATAAACTCAATGAGGTCTGGTTCGTTATCGACCCCGGGAAATTCCCTCCGGTTGCGCAATAGGTCAATGGATCGTCGGCCGCTGGATTCACGAATCATGTGGTTCACCACCAGGGAAATCCCTTCAGGGAACACACTCTGTTAACGTGTGATAACCGATTACAATGCCGGGTGCAACGCGGACGGAGTCCCTTTCGGAATGAGGATTTCGATCCCGATGCATCGGGACATCGCAGCAATCTGGATGCAAAATAACTTTATAGAGGTGCCCGTTACAAACAACCGGAAGGAGATACACAACGTGCCGAACTATTTCTTCAGAAACAAACTTCATCTCTCGATTCTCTCTTCGCTTGGGGCTGCGAGCTGGTCGGTGTATTTCGATATCCCGATCAACGGATGGGCCATTCTCTGCGTTTTCCTGCTGACCTTTTCAATCTACCAGGACAACCGGCTTACCGATGAACGCGAAGACGCGACGAACGACCCCGAAGGCCTGAAAAACGCCCTGAAGCATGAAACGCTTATCACCTATGTTACCTTCTACCTGCTCTCATTCGTCTCGCTCGTTATCGCCTTTCAATTCGGGCAACCTGCGTTCCTGACGACTGCGCTCGTCATTGTCATCGGCTTTCTCTACAATCACAGATGCTTCCCGGCTTTTATCTCCAGGCGGTTGAACGGAGCCCGGAGGCTGAAAGACATCTTCATCGTTAAAAATCTCACCCCTCCCATCGATTGGGCGACCGCACTCGTATTTCTGCCCCTGTTTTTCGAAGGCCAAACATTGTCTGCGAAAGCCTGGATCAGCTGGGGATATATGTATGTCTGCGCGTTTTTTGTAGAGGTGATGTGGGATATGCGCGACCATCGGGGCGACCTTCTGAGCGGAATCAGAACAATTGCCAACACGCTCTCCTTTTCTCAAACGAAACACTTTCTCATCATCACAAGCCTGGCTTCCGGACTTCTCCTGTTTTGTCTTACCTTCACGAATAGTCTTCCGGCATCAACCTATTTCCTTTTGGCAAATAACGTTGCCGTAATACTGATCGCCAGCATGTACAATGAACACAAGGAAGCATTCATGCGCAAGATCAGCGACATGTCCATTCTGCTTGCCACCATTCTTTTTCTCTCCTTCGGCCTTCTCGCTTATTATTCGGACTGAACCGTTTCTTTTTTCATCGTTACGAACGAAGCTCTCCGGATTCAGGATCTCTGCTATAAAACTCATCCTGACTCCCGGTTTACGGATCAGCGTCAATGAAGCTCCTCCCTCAATCATGACAACACCGCCCCTGCCCCCATTGAGACTCGCTCCACTTTCCTGTACTCCGGAACAATGATTATTGTTTATTTTCAGACTGCATTTTTTTATAAAAACCGCTTCCGGCAATCCATACGCAACCATGCATGAAAATCAAAACATAGAATCCGTAAAGAAAATGGCACTGCAATTCCTTGCTGAAGCGATCGGACAATGCCCGGCCGGACTTGAAAGCAGCACGAACAGGGATATCGTGTTTGCCGTGCTCGGATTCCAGTATGGCGCAGTGCAGAGCGCTGCGTACGTTGCAGGTCTCGGCGAGGATGCCGCTGCAGATATAGCACAAGAGGTCATCGGCAGAATTAACGGCATGGAGATGGCAACGGCGTCGAAATTCGTTGCCCTGATGCCGATGCTTGCCGAAAAGGGATACCCCCCGATCGGTATCGGCAGCAAAGCCATTATCGGTTTTTACAATGCAGCCGGTGAAGAGGAGAAGCTGACGAGAGCCGGTTCGCTGCGGGAACTTCTCCGTCAGATCGACGAAGCCTGAATCCTGAATCGACCCGCAGCAAGCCACCAGATAACGTTTCGGACCACCATGACGGAAACACTCCTTTCCATACCCGACCTTCGGACACTCTCGTACGGCACCACCATTGCCGGAGGAATACTGCTCTGGATCCTCGAAGGCCTCTTCCCTTTTTTCTCCGGGCAGAAGCGCCGCGACCTCCATGCAAGGCTCAACCTGTCGATGGCCGGGCTCAACCTGCTGATCCTGCTCCCTTCGGGCATACTCATGGCATTCATGCTCGACTGGTCGAGAAACGTCTGGCCGGGAATCGGAATGCTGGTACTTCACCCCGTTGCCGAAACAATCGCGATCATCCTCGGCATCGACCTGTGGATGTACGTCTGGCATCGTCTCAACCATGAAACGGCATTTCTCTGGAGATTTCACTCGGTACACCACAGCGACGCCACGCTCGACGTCACCACCAGCTGGAGATTCCATTACATGGAGATCCTGTTCTCGGAACTGCTTCGTCTTCCCCTCTTCATGCTGATGGGCGCAGGTATCGAACATCTGCTGCTCTACTCGCTCCTCATGACGCCGGTCATCGAATTCCACCACAGCAACATCTCCATCCCGCCAGCCCTTGACCGTCTGGCGCGGCTCGTTATCCCGACCCCTGTGATGCACCGCCTGCACCATTCAAGAGAGAGAAGCGAACACGACTCCAACTACGGCAGCATGCTCTCACTATGGGACCGTCTTTTCGGCAGCTTCCTGTTGAAAGAGAGTCTCGATGGCCTCCGTCTCGGCCTCGACCAGGAAAGCGACCCGGGCAAGCAAAGGCTCTCCGCCCTGCTCCGGAGACCTTTCCGTACATAGCGTGCGCTACCGTCGCCGTGCAACCATCATGGCCCAGATCGGATCGAACCCGTGGATATCGTCCGTCGGACCCGACGCATCGACAACCGGCCGACCCTCGTTATACCAGCGAAAAATACCGCCACGGAGGTTGCGGCAGCTCTTCGCGCCCGCTTTTCCGCAGGCACTCTCCACCCGTTCGAGCAGTTCCGAACTGCGCTGGCCGACCGAACAGTAAAAAACAGTGTCACGCCCCGCCATGATGGCGGCGTAGCGAGCCGCGAAGTCATCCGGGCCGGTATCCGGCTCAATGCGTATGGCCGTCTCGATATGACTTTTCCCGTACTCTTCGGCTTTGCGAATATCGAACAACAGGGGGGGGGCCGGCCCGGCAAGCATCGCAGCAAGTTCGTCTGTCGCCAGGTTCTCCGTACGATGCGTACGCTCGATCATCATGATTGCGCCATCGAGCAGCCGGTCAGAACCGAACATCTCACTCCTCCTTTCTCAAGAGTTCCTCTGCCAGGGCGGTAAGATACCTGTGGGTATAGAGCTT comes from Chlorobium limicola DSM 245 and encodes:
- a CDS encoding methylated-DNA--[protein]-cysteine S-methyltransferase, giving the protein MIISFQQTPIGRIGITEYEGAITNLCFEHYPVPDGARPGDTVLLRDAFRQLQAYFQGDLRVFDLPLDPRGTPFMNEVWRHVAAVPFGRTASYRDIAMAAGNLKAVRAVGMANRRNPLPVFIPCHRIIGSDGKLTGYRGGLPLKLRLLDHERCVFFRS
- a CDS encoding helix-turn-helix domain-containing protein, with translation MNPKHDIPLARLENSFFEIAEFRDLGPEIVREHHRHDFFEILWSTSSTGSVHYIDFEPHPVEAGLMYLMAPGQVHAYTGRAPSGCFIAFSVDFFSSIMEPEFSILFNPFINSGISIPEDAQPSLQQLVDLMFLESRGKNDFCILLAYLKTFLLHIARLHREKNFSFDKNGKRMSLLFEMIEKHFRKERHAEFYASALGITPKRLNEILHEKFDVTLTRILHSRLILEAKREIAYGRKSFKEVSFELGFSDQSYFSRFFKAQTGYMPADFRKHIVSLSSTGNGLLPTK
- a CDS encoding alkene reductase, which codes for MSILFTPAKLGPFTLQNHMVMAPMTRSRAPGNIPNLLMAEYYAQRATAGLIITEGTSSSPNGLGYPRIPGIFSQGHIEGWKTITDAVHEKGAKMFLQLMHCGRISHPQNMPSGARVVAPSAVAAAGTMYTDAAGLQPFPVPEAMSGEDILSTVAEYADAARNAVAAGFDGIELHGANGYLIEQFIRPNSNLRTDRYGGDIENRARFLLEVVDAAIGAIGRERVGIRLSPFGVFNDMPLYEGIEDYYSWLARQLDASGLAYIHLVDHSSMGAPVVPDSIKAAYRTGFRGTLMLSGGYDAERAESDLASGRCDLVAFGRPFLANPDLVERLKSGAALNQPDMDTFYTPGPEGYTDYPVLNSSL
- a CDS encoding DUF1847 domain-containing protein, which produces MDHEHEIKNCASHEASCSDCGLLNCYRQESRFPDFCPGESAEKEMIDGVIARYSGDEGDAHAARAAAEVEGLYYGKLTRVEEVLAFARRIGARKIGLATCVGLIDETRLFSKILRVNGFEPYAVLCKIGSVDKAVIGIEEELKLRPESFEALCNPLLQAKMLNDWKSELNVVIGLCVGHDALFCRHSDALVTTLIVKDRVLAHNPAAALYTSGSYYRRIMEKEQNL
- a CDS encoding COG4315 family predicted lipoprotein, with amino-acid sequence MLFIFGATMMCIVQHSALAAEPNVKVMQKEGVGSYLADGSGKTLYWFKKDSKNTSNCTGACLEKWPAFVTGRMLTVAQPLKTTDFGSIDRPDGKKQNTFRGYPLYYYVMDQQASDTKGHKLNEVWFVIDPGKFPPVAQ
- a CDS encoding DUF2934 domain-containing protein; protein product: MPNITEREIRTLAYKLWQEQGCPVNNRPEEDWTESEWQLMTETALNETASGQMPGEHSDPALHTPYDPFKIGPRNDYQNKISFGGENGKLRWIDNFRVLGTLDTNILRDFKKCYPRLYGNFLVLFKTGSVTENRGEIEANCFYLNNDDTAIYANESLLDALNGAINPFAPVHRTGPDYPPYISGATNATDVEILIPYKIVNDSGETIWCKSLGYNLATGLWRYDDCQAIKAYTTSDRVVWAMFERK
- a CDS encoding sterol desaturase family protein, which encodes MTETLLSIPDLRTLSYGTTIAGGILLWILEGLFPFFSGQKRRDLHARLNLSMAGLNLLILLPSGILMAFMLDWSRNVWPGIGMLVLHPVAETIAIILGIDLWMYVWHRLNHETAFLWRFHSVHHSDATLDVTTSWRFHYMEILFSELLRLPLFMLMGAGIEHLLLYSLLMTPVIEFHHSNISIPPALDRLARLVIPTPVMHRLHHSRERSEHDSNYGSMLSLWDRLFGSFLLKESLDGLRLGLDQESDPGKQRLSALLRRPFRT
- a CDS encoding UbiA family prenyltransferase, with translation MPNYFFRNKLHLSILSSLGAASWSVYFDIPINGWAILCVFLLTFSIYQDNRLTDEREDATNDPEGLKNALKHETLITYVTFYLLSFVSLVIAFQFGQPAFLTTALVIVIGFLYNHRCFPAFISRRLNGARRLKDIFIVKNLTPPIDWATALVFLPLFFEGQTLSAKAWISWGYMYVCAFFVEVMWDMRDHRGDLLSGIRTIANTLSFSQTKHFLIITSLASGLLLFCLTFTNSLPASTYFLLANNVAVILIASMYNEHKEAFMRKISDMSILLATILFLSFGLLAYYSD
- a CDS encoding rhodanese-like domain-containing protein, with the translated sequence MFGSDRLLDGAIMMIERTHRTENLATDELAAMLAGPAPPLLFDIRKAEEYGKSHIETAIRIEPDTGPDDFAARYAAIMAGRDTVFYCSVGQRSSELLERVESACGKAGAKSCRNLRGGIFRWYNEGRPVVDASGPTDDIHGFDPIWAMMVARRR